CGTCATGCTCTACTCGGTCGGAAAAGATTCGAGCGTCATGGTCAGGATCGCCCAAAAAGCCTTTCATCCTGCAAAAATCCCTTTTCCGCTCATGCATGTGGACACCGGTTTTAAATTTCCGGAGATGTACGCCTTTCGGGACGGATTCTGCCGTGACATTGATGTGACCCTGATCGTGGAGCGCAATGAAGAATGGATTGCCAAAGGGTGCCACCCCTTGAAAATGGGCGTTGACAAGTGCTGCAGCTATCTCAAGACGGGGGCACTGCTGGAAGCTCTGAACAAGCATGGTTTTGATGCCGCCATCGGCGGTGCACGCCGCGAGGAGGAAAAATCCAGGGCCAAGGAGCGTGTCTTTTCCCTGAGGGATCGTTTCGGTCAGTGGGATCCCAAGAATCAACGGCCGGAGCTCTGGGACCTCTATAATACGCGTATCAACGAAGGGGAATCGGTCCGGGTCTTCCCGCTGAGCAACTGGACTGAGCAGGATATCTGGCAATACATAAAAATCGAGAAGATCCCCATTGTCCCGATATATTTCGCCTTAGAGCGCGAGGTGATTCGACGTCAGGGGATTCTGATCCCCGTCTCATCTTGTTCCCTTGTGGAGGACAGCAATCAGCTGAAGACCGATGAAGAAAAAATAGAGACGGTTTCTTGTCGTTTCCGCAGCCTGGGTTGCATCCCCTGTACCGGGGCAATCCCTTCCAGGGCCTCCGTCATCGACGACATCATCGGAGAGGTCAGGGCGGCCAAGAAGTCGGAGCGTGAAAACAGGGTGATCGACCTGACCAGCGACTCCTCGATGGAGCAGAAGAAAAAGGAGGGATATTTCTGATGGAGTCGGCGGAAAAATCCCTTCTTCGTTTTACGACTACCGGAAGCGTCGATGATGGCAAATCGACGCTCATCGGCCGGCTTCTCTACGAAACGAAATCCATATATGTGGATCAGTACGAAGCGATAAAAAAGACCTCAAAACGCAAGGGATTGAAAGATGTGGACCTAGCCCTCCTGTTGGACGGACTGGCAGCGGAGCGCGAACAGGGAATCACTATCGACGTGGCCCACCGGTACTTCGAGACGCCACGCCGTAAATTCATCATCGCTGATACGCCTGGCCATGTTCAGTATACCCGGAACATGGTGACGGGGGCATCGACCGCCGATTGTGCCGTCATTCTCATCGATGCCCGGAACGGAGTTCTGACGCAATCCAAGCGGCATGGATTCATCGTTTCGCTCCTGCAGATCCCCCACATGATCGTGGCCGTCAACAAGATGGATCTTGTAGACTACAGCAAGGAGGTCTATGACCGAATTGTGTCGGAATATCAGGCATTTTCCGACAAACTGGACATCCATGACATTGTATTCATCCCTGTTTCCGCCCTGAAGGGTGACAATGTTGTGGAAAAGAGTGCCAATATGCCCTGGTACGAAGGCACGACGCTCCTGCATTACCTGGAGAATGTCCATGTGTCGGCAGACCGCAACCTGGTGGACTTCCGTTTCCCCATTCAGTACGTTGTCCGCCCCCATCTGGATTTTCGGGGATTTGCCGGCAAGGTCGTCTCTGGAACCATCGGCCCGGGTGAGGAGATCGTAGCTCTCCCGTCTGGCAAGACCAGCGCGGTCCGGTCCGTCGTTACCTACGACGGGGAACTGCAGGAAGCTTTCGCGCCCCAGTCGGTCGTATTGACCCTGCGGGATGAGATCGACGTGAGCAGGGGGGACATGATCGTCCGGAGGAACAACCTGCCGCAGGTGAGCTCCCGCTTCGAGGCCATTATCTGCTGGATGGACGAAAAACCCCTTTCCATGGCTGATACTTACGTCCTCAAGCATACGACCCGGACGGTGAAGGCCTTCGTCTCCAGGATCATCTACAAGATCGATGTCGACACCCTGCACCGGGGGCAGGCCTCTTCCTTCGGCCTCAACGAAATCGGACGGGTGGAGATAGCAGCGGCCTCGCCCATCTTCTTTGATCCATATAAGCTTAACCACGGGACAGGTGGCTTCATTCTCATTGATCCCCTGACCAATCAAACCGTTGGGGCCGGGTTGATCCGAGGGGTCTCCAAAACACTGGAAGAGGTCATCGAAGGGGAGAAGAAGGACGAAGTTCAGCAGAGGAGATCACCCCATGCAGTATGGAGCGGATGGAACATTCCCAGGGAGGTCAGGGAGGATCGCAACGGCCACCAGGCTGCGGTGCTCTGGCTGACGGGGTACTCCGGCTCGGGGAAATCAACCATCGCCAGGCGTCTGGAGCGTGTCCTGTTTGATGCGGGGTGCCAGTCGATGCTCCTGGACGGAGACACGGTCCGCCATGGACTCTGCGGGGATCTCGGCTTTTCGGCAAAGGACCGCACCGAGAACATTCGCCGAGCAGGCGAGGTGGCGAAGCTCTTTTTTGAAGCTGGCAAAATCGTGATCTGTACTTTCATCTCCCCATTTGCCGAAGACCGGGCATTCGTACGCTCTCTTTTCCCGTCGGGCCGCTTCTTCGAGATTTTCGTCAAGTGCGACCTTGATGTTTGTAAAAGGCGCGATCCGAACGGTCTGTACGGGAAGGCCATGGTGGGAGAGATCAAGGAGTTTACCGGGATTTCTTCCCCTTACGAGGAACCGCAGCACCCCGAGTGTGTGGTAGAGACCGATCTGCACAGCGTTGAAGATATTGTCGGTGCACTTTTGAGACAACTTGAAAAGGACGGGATCATCGAAAGGATCTATCTTAGTTAATCAATAGAGGGGAATAGAAAATGGAACAGATATACATGGCCGGTCCATGGATCACCGAGCACGAGATTCGTACGGTAGAAGACGCCATGCGCAACGGGTGGTATGAACATGCTTACGATTACTGTGAGGCCTTCGAGAGGGAATTTGCGAAATATCATGATCGAAAATACGCCCTGATGACGCCTAACTGCACATCAGCCATCCACCTGCTCCTTAGAGGCTTGGATATCCAGGACGGCGATGAGGTTATCATACCGGAATGCACCTGGATTGCCACCGCGGCGCCCGTAAGTTACCAGAGAGCAAAACCCGTGTTCTGCGACATCGATCCGGACCACTGGTGCCTGGATCCCGCGTCGGCGGAAAAGTACATCACTTCACGGACCAAGGCGCTGATTTTTGTCGATCTCTTCGGCAACATGCCCCATATTGAACGCATCGAGGAACTCTGTATGAAACGTGGCATTCACCTCATCGAGGATGCCGCGGAGGCTCTGGGAAGCACCTACCGGGGCGTGCGGGCGGGTAAATTCGGTGTGGGGTCTGTCTTCAGCTTCCATCGGACCAAGACCATCACCACCGGCGAGGGGGGAATCCTCCTGCTTGATGATGACCGGCTCTTTGAGCGGTGCAAGTTCCTCCGGGACCATGGCCGCGTGGAAGGCATTCCATATTATAACTCGGAAGTGGCCTTCAAATACATGCCCTTCAACGTACAGGCAGCCCTTGGATATGCCCAGTTCCAGCGACTCCAGGAACTGGTGGACAAGAAGCGTGAGATATACCGCCTATACAAGGAGAAACTGCAGGATATCCGGGATCTTCAATTTAATGACGAGCGAGAGGGAGTTTATAACAGTGTCTGGATCACAGGCCTTGTTTTCGGCCGCAGCCACAATATTTCCAAGCGGGAGGCCATTGCGCGCCTTGAGACGCTGGGCGTTCCATCAAGGCCTTTCTTCTATCCCCTGACATCGCTCCCGGCCTATCCAGAATATAGCGAGGATGAATTCCGGCAGCGGAATCCCGTAGCTTACGATATCGCCTCCCGGGGAATCAATCTACCCGGAGCACTGAACCTGACAGAGGAGCAGATCGATTTCGTCTGCAGCGGGATCAGGAAAATTCTCTCACCATGAGCGAACACAAAAGGAAAGGGGCGGATTCAATGGCAAAAAAGCGGAGTTTCAAGGTCCCCAGCCTAAAAGGCTTGAGGGTTCTGGTGACGGGAGGATTGGGATTCATAGGGAGCAATCTTACTCGCCGCTGCCTTGAGCTGGGAGCCCGTGTGACTGTCTTCGATTGCCTTGATCCTCGTTCCGGCGGGAATTTGTTCAACGTCCGGGATATCAAGGACGATATTGATCTCTATTTTTACGATATTCTCACATTTGAGAATGTCTGCCAACATATCATCAACAAGGATATTGTGTTCAACTGCGCAGCATCGACCTCTCATCCTTTCTCCATGCGGGAGCCATGGATCGATCTCGATGTGAACAGCCGCGGCGTGATTAATCTCCTGGAAGCCATCCGGCGTTTCAACCCGGACGTGAAATTCATTCATCTGGGCACGAGCACCCAGCTTGGCCGGCTCCATTATCAGCCTGCCGATGAAAACCATCCAGAGTTCCCCGCAGATATTTATTCAGCCAACAAGAGCGTGTCTGAGAAGTTTGTCCTTATCTATGCTACGGCCTATCAAATGAGGGCATCCGTCATCCGGCTGTCCAACGTCTTCGGACCCCGAGCCAGCATTCACAGTTCAGATTTTACATTCAACAACTATTTTGTCGGTCTTGCCCTCCAGGGCAAGGAGGTAACTGTTTTCGGAGATGGAAGTCAGAAGAGGAATGTAATCTTTGTGGACGATGCCGTATCTGCCCTCATTCTTGCCTCCCGCAGCGATGCTGTAGATGGCCAGACCTGGTTCGTCGTAGGAGACGAGCATTACAGTGTCGCGGATATTGCACGGGCGACGGTAGAACACATAGGGTCCGGCCGGGTTCGGTTCGTCGAATGGCCGAAAGGGAAGAAGGCAATAGACGTCGGCGACGCGATACTCAGTAATCAAAGGTTCAAGTCGATCATACCCTGGGCCGCCCAGGACACCCTGGGAAGCGGACTGATCAAGACGAGGGAATACTACCGGGACTGCCTGGCAGCCTACCTGAGGTAAAAATAATGCGCTTTGTCATCACGGGAGCACTCGGCCATATAGGATCCTTCCTGATCCGGGAGTTGCCCCGGGCATTCCCGGATTCGGAAATCCTCATGGTTGATAACCTGAAGACGAACCGATACTGTTCCCTTTTCAACCTTCCCCGTGAAGGGCGATATCGCTTCCTCGAGGCGGACGTCCTGAGTGCGGATCTTCCGGCTGTGTTTGCAGGGGCCGATGTGGTGATTCACCTGGCCGCCGTTACGGACGCCGCTGCGAGTTTCTCCAACCCGGAAGAAGTGGAGCGGGTCAATTACCGGGGAACCGTAATGGTGGCAAAAGCCAGCCTCGCCGCAGGCTGTTCTCTGATTCACATGTCTTCAACAAGCGTCTATGGGACGCAAGCACAGGTTGTTGACGAGGATTGCTCCCCTGAGGAGCTGCAACCACAGAGCCCTTACGCGGAAGCCAAACTCAAGGAAGAAGCGGTCCTACGGGAATTGGGGAACTCCGGCTCCCTGCGTTTCATCACCCTGCGCAATGGAACCATCTGCGGGATTTCTCCAGGGATGCGCTTTCATACAGCAGTCAACAAGTTCTGCTGGCAAGCTGTCACCGGTCGGCCTATCACGGTGTGGAGAACTGCCCTGCACCAGAAACGGCCCTACCTGTGCTTGAGCGATGCCGCGGAAGCGATTGTTTATGTCATTCGCCATAACCTCTTCGATGGGAAGATCTACAACGTCCTGACGGACAATCTGACGGTTCAGCAGATTATCCATTACATCGAGAGAGACATCCCCCACACTCGGATCGAGTATGTCGATTCGCCCATCATGAACCAGTTGTCCTACGAGGTATCCAGTGCCCGCTTCTGTGCCCTGGGCTTTGCATTTAGCGGGAAACCGGAAGAATCCATCCGCGATACGATTTCGATGCTGGCTGCGGCGGGAGGATACGGGTCAATCGAGCACGTTCGGGAGCAGAGATGATATACAAGGTTATTCACATTGGAGCGAACAAAAGTGGTTCCACGACCCTGCAGCGAAAGGTTTTTCCCTACAGCAGTAGACTGGTTTACATGGGCGAAGACGGGGAAGGATATGAAGATTATCGGGACATCGTAAACTCCCTTGTGACCGATGACGATATCTACTTCCGCTTCGAGCAGGCCCGGGCTTTGTTCGACCGTTTTCTCTCCCTGGCTGAGGGTAAGACTTTTCTCTATTCCAACGAGGACATCATGACGAGCCGCACTCCGGCTTTGTGCGCACAACGACTGTACAGGCTCATGCCTGACGCGCGGATTCTGATGGTCGTGAGGAACCAACTGACGGCAATCCCCTCCTGGTATGCGAACCATGGGGCTTATCTTCGTCATGTGCCCCGCTGCTATTTCAGACGCTATGTGTCTTTCGATAGCTGGATGGATTACTGTACAAACTTCATCCGCTACAGTCCCATCGACGGGTTCTTCTATCACCGGATTGCCAGCCTCTATGCCTCCCTGTTTGGCCGGGAGAATGTCCATGTCCTCCTTTACGAGGACTTCGTGCATCGTCGGGAGAAATTCATGAAGGATCTCTGCCGCATCCTCAGAATCGATGCAGACGACGCGCTGAGGCGTCTGGAGGGAGGAAGGGAGCGAAGACGCAATACGGACAGGGAGTTGAGATACCATCGTTTCCGCGACGGTTTTTTCCGGTGTATCCCCCTGAGCCGCTACGCCCCCTTCGGTAATGCGCTCAAGAGGGTATGGGCAGACTATTTAGAGAAGGGGCCTCCGGCGGATGGATTCATGTCGGATGCTTGGAGGAAACGGATCATCGAGCTTTACCGTGACGATAACTCAGGACTGGCAAGCGAGTATGGCCTTCCTCTGCGGGATCACGGATATCCGATGGATTGACGGCGGCCTGCCAGTTCAGTCAAACGAAAAGCGAGGTAACAAGAGAATGTCAGAGAAAAAACTATATACCCGCCAAGAGTTTGAGGAAGTGCGGCGCAACGGCGCCAGGGAAATGATGGCGGACAAGCAGTTGGTCCATGATGCACTCGACGTCAAGGTCCGGGCAGGCCGCTATTTCTGGGTTCATCAGACGACTTGGCTTGGAGAACCCATTCTGCAACTTCCCCAGGATATGTTTGCAATCCAGGAAATCGTTTTCCGAACCCGTCCTCGTTACATCATCGAACTGGGGGTGGCTTGGGGCGGTTCGCTGCTGTTCTATTCATCCTTGATGCAGATTCTCGGTGGGGATCGGATTGTCGGTGTCGATATCTTCGTTCCGGACGATCTCGTGGAACGCTTGAAATCACACGGACCGATTTCAGAAAGGATCACCCTGCTGCAGGGATCCTCCGTAGAGAAAGATACGGTCGAACGGATAAGAGAAATCGTCGGTCCGTCGAGAGACGTAATGGTAATCCTCGATTCGCATCATTCCCATGACCACGTCTTGAAGGAATTGAGACTTTACTCCCCGTTGATCGGGAAGAACCATTATCTCGTCTGTTCCGATACAGTCATCGAATACCAACCCGCAGCGGACTACCGGCCTCGCCCTTGGGGAAAAGGAAACAACCCCAAAACCGCCCTTGACGAATTCCTCAATGAAAACGACCGGTTCATAATGGATCGGGAGGTCGACGACAAGCTTCTCTTCACTTGTATCCCGGGTGGGTACTTGAAATGCTGTAGGGATTGAGTGCGGCATGTCTTCTGTGAAGCCGCTTTTTTCGATTGGTGTCACGGCCTATAATCGGAATGATTTGCTGCGTGAGAGTCTTCATTCTCTTCTGATGCAGGAATTTGCTGACTTTGAAGTCATTGTAGGGAATGATTACCCTCCGTCACCGATTTCCAGCGAGATTTTGGGAATCGAAGATTCCCGGATCCGTCTGGTCAATTATCCGGAAAACATCGGTCCTATCAACAACGCAAACACCTTGCTGGCCATGGCCAAGGGAAGCTATTTCACATGGCTGGCCGATGATGACATTCTCCTTCCGAATTATCTTAAGGCAGTCTATGATGGATTGGGTACGAGTAACAATATATCCTGTGTCTTCACATCGTACTGTCAGGGGGAACATCTTCCAGAAAACCTTGAATCCAAGATAGACAGGGTCGAACTGTTTGAGGGTTCCGACT
The sequence above is drawn from the Syntrophaceae bacterium genome and encodes:
- the cysD gene encoding sulfate adenylyltransferase subunit CysD, with amino-acid sequence MRGPGPTSVVRSAEMPSYSLSYLKQLESESMYIMREVAAEFKNPVMLYSVGKDSSVMVRIAQKAFHPAKIPFPLMHVDTGFKFPEMYAFRDGFCRDIDVTLIVERNEEWIAKGCHPLKMGVDKCCSYLKTGALLEALNKHGFDAAIGGARREEEKSRAKERVFSLRDRFGQWDPKNQRPELWDLYNTRINEGESVRVFPLSNWTEQDIWQYIKIEKIPIVPIYFALEREVIRRQGILIPVSSCSLVEDSNQLKTDEEKIETVSCRFRSLGCIPCTGAIPSRASVIDDIIGEVRAAKKSERENRVIDLTSDSSMEQKKKEGYF
- the cysN gene encoding sulfate adenylyltransferase subunit CysN — translated: MESAEKSLLRFTTTGSVDDGKSTLIGRLLYETKSIYVDQYEAIKKTSKRKGLKDVDLALLLDGLAAEREQGITIDVAHRYFETPRRKFIIADTPGHVQYTRNMVTGASTADCAVILIDARNGVLTQSKRHGFIVSLLQIPHMIVAVNKMDLVDYSKEVYDRIVSEYQAFSDKLDIHDIVFIPVSALKGDNVVEKSANMPWYEGTTLLHYLENVHVSADRNLVDFRFPIQYVVRPHLDFRGFAGKVVSGTIGPGEEIVALPSGKTSAVRSVVTYDGELQEAFAPQSVVLTLRDEIDVSRGDMIVRRNNLPQVSSRFEAIICWMDEKPLSMADTYVLKHTTRTVKAFVSRIIYKIDVDTLHRGQASSFGLNEIGRVEIAAASPIFFDPYKLNHGTGGFILIDPLTNQTVGAGLIRGVSKTLEEVIEGEKKDEVQQRRSPHAVWSGWNIPREVREDRNGHQAAVLWLTGYSGSGKSTIARRLERVLFDAGCQSMLLDGDTVRHGLCGDLGFSAKDRTENIRRAGEVAKLFFEAGKIVICTFISPFAEDRAFVRSLFPSGRFFEIFVKCDLDVCKRRDPNGLYGKAMVGEIKEFTGISSPYEEPQHPECVVETDLHSVEDIVGALLRQLEKDGIIERIYLS
- a CDS encoding DegT/DnrJ/EryC1/StrS family aminotransferase; the encoded protein is MEQIYMAGPWITEHEIRTVEDAMRNGWYEHAYDYCEAFEREFAKYHDRKYALMTPNCTSAIHLLLRGLDIQDGDEVIIPECTWIATAAPVSYQRAKPVFCDIDPDHWCLDPASAEKYITSRTKALIFVDLFGNMPHIERIEELCMKRGIHLIEDAAEALGSTYRGVRAGKFGVGSVFSFHRTKTITTGEGGILLLDDDRLFERCKFLRDHGRVEGIPYYNSEVAFKYMPFNVQAALGYAQFQRLQELVDKKREIYRLYKEKLQDIRDLQFNDEREGVYNSVWITGLVFGRSHNISKREAIARLETLGVPSRPFFYPLTSLPAYPEYSEDEFRQRNPVAYDIASRGINLPGALNLTEEQIDFVCSGIRKILSP
- a CDS encoding NAD-dependent epimerase/dehydratase family protein, translating into MAKKRSFKVPSLKGLRVLVTGGLGFIGSNLTRRCLELGARVTVFDCLDPRSGGNLFNVRDIKDDIDLYFYDILTFENVCQHIINKDIVFNCAASTSHPFSMREPWIDLDVNSRGVINLLEAIRRFNPDVKFIHLGTSTQLGRLHYQPADENHPEFPADIYSANKSVSEKFVLIYATAYQMRASVIRLSNVFGPRASIHSSDFTFNNYFVGLALQGKEVTVFGDGSQKRNVIFVDDAVSALILASRSDAVDGQTWFVVGDEHYSVADIARATVEHIGSGRVRFVEWPKGKKAIDVGDAILSNQRFKSIIPWAAQDTLGSGLIKTREYYRDCLAAYLR
- a CDS encoding SDR family oxidoreductase, encoding MRFVITGALGHIGSFLIRELPRAFPDSEILMVDNLKTNRYCSLFNLPREGRYRFLEADVLSADLPAVFAGADVVIHLAAVTDAAASFSNPEEVERVNYRGTVMVAKASLAAGCSLIHMSSTSVYGTQAQVVDEDCSPEELQPQSPYAEAKLKEEAVLRELGNSGSLRFITLRNGTICGISPGMRFHTAVNKFCWQAVTGRPITVWRTALHQKRPYLCLSDAAEAIVYVIRHNLFDGKIYNVLTDNLTVQQIIHYIERDIPHTRIEYVDSPIMNQLSYEVSSARFCALGFAFSGKPEESIRDTISMLAAAGGYGSIEHVREQR
- a CDS encoding cephalosporin hydroxylase; the encoded protein is MSEKKLYTRQEFEEVRRNGAREMMADKQLVHDALDVKVRAGRYFWVHQTTWLGEPILQLPQDMFAIQEIVFRTRPRYIIELGVAWGGSLLFYSSLMQILGGDRIVGVDIFVPDDLVERLKSHGPISERITLLQGSSVEKDTVERIREIVGPSRDVMVILDSHHSHDHVLKELRLYSPLIGKNHYLVCSDTVIEYQPAADYRPRPWGKGNNPKTALDEFLNENDRFIMDREVDDKLLFTCIPGGYLKCCRD